The Pseudalkalibacillus hwajinpoensis nucleotide sequence ACGATTTTAACAAGAGTAGGCGAGGGAACGAAGATTGTTCTAATTGGGGACCCCGAACAGATTGATCATCCTTACCTTGATTCAGTGAACAATGGTTTAACGTATGCTGTTGAACGGCTAAAGCAGGAAGATGAGGTAGGAATTGTCCACTTAACGAGTACAGAGCGAAGTAAGCTTGCTGAAATAGCTGCTCGACTTCTTTAAGTAGTACGAAGGGATGATATCCTCAAAAAATAAAATGGGAAATTAGACCATATGGAACTAGACAAACCGAGCTTTTCTATCAGATAATTCAGTTAAAAGAGAGGGGCGCTAAACATGAGTGATGTTAGATTAATACCATTCGAAGTTAATGCAGTCGTTCAAGAAGCAGGAATTCTTCCAGATGGGATTGAAATGATTCAAGCACCAGCGGTATGGGAAGAATCTGAAAAAGGAAAAGGACGAATCATTGCGGTAGTAGACACAGGTTGTCAAATTGATCATCCTGATCTTCAATCACGTATTATTGGAGGTAAGAACTTTACGCAAGATTTCGGTGGAGATGCAGATCGTTATGATGATAATAATGGTCACGGTACGCATGTCGCCGGAACGATTGCAGCAACGAACGGAGAAAAAGGGGTTCAAGGTGTTGCCCCAGATTCAAAGCTCTTGATCGTTAAAGTACTGAATGAAGCCGGAAGTGGTTCATATCAATCTATCATTAATGGGATTCGGTATGCCATCGATTGGAAGGGGACAGAAGGTGAACGGGTAAATGTGATCTCGATGTCGCTCGGTGGACCATCTGATGTACCAGAACTTCACGATGTTATTAAAGATGCCGTGAATCAAAATATTTCAGTTGTGTGCGCCGCTGGTAATGAAGGAGACGATAGAGAAGACACATCTGAATTCGCTTATCCAGGTGCCTATAATGAAGTAATTGAAGTAGGAGCGGCCTCTTTCCAACGCACGCTCGCTCCATTTTCCAATACGAATAATGAGATTGACTTAATTGCACCAGGTGTAGATATTC carries:
- a CDS encoding S8 family peptidase, with amino-acid sequence MSDVRLIPFEVNAVVQEAGILPDGIEMIQAPAVWEESEKGKGRIIAVVDTGCQIDHPDLQSRIIGGKNFTQDFGGDADRYDDNNGHGTHVAGTIAATNGEKGVQGVAPDSKLLIVKVLNEAGSGSYQSIINGIRYAIDWKGTEGERVNVISMSLGGPSDVPELHDVIKDAVNQNISVVCAAGNEGDDREDTSEFAYPGAYNEVIEVGAASFQRTLAPFSNTNNEIDLIAPGVDILSTYPGSEYAVLSGTSMAAPHVSGALALLMNVSEKEFKRTLSEAEIYSQLIKRTVPIGCTKQAEGNGLLALNFMNQLDSLFNIYTTAWDQTEVKSEKVTK